From one Bos indicus x Bos taurus breed Angus x Brahman F1 hybrid chromosome 7, Bos_hybrid_MaternalHap_v2.0, whole genome shotgun sequence genomic stretch:
- the LOC113896293 gene encoding olfactory receptor 2T33-like gives MENASDTTGINFILLGLFDYTQTHLFLFAMVLMAFLTSLMGNTFMIMLIQVDPQLHTPMYFLLSQLSLMDMMLVLTIVPKMAANYLMHNRSISPAGCGTQIFLFLTLGGGECFLLAAMAYDRYVAICHPLRYPILMNQKLCLQMTAGSWLLGGVDGLMQAGATLSFPYCHSREVNHFFCEAPSLVHLACADTMIYEFFMYVCCVLMLLIPLSLILTSYSLILAAVLHMQSTAARKKAFATCSSHLAVVGLFYGTLMFIYMRPKSYHSGAHDKVVSAFYTIFTPVLNPLIYSVRNKDVKGALRKWLVKHFRWSQ, from the coding sequence ATGGAAAATGCAAGTGACACCACAGGAATAAATTTCATTCTTCTAGGACTTTTTGACTACACACAGACCCATCTGTTCCTCTTTGCCATGGTGCTCATGGCCTTCCTCACCTCTCTGATGGGCAACACCTTCATGATCATGCTCATTCAGGTGGATCCCCAGCTGCACACTCCCATGTACTTCCTGCTTAGCCAGCTCTCCCTTATGGACATGATGCTGGTTCTCACTATTGTCCCCAAAATGGCAGCCAACTACCTGATGCACAACAGGTCTATCTCTCCTGCTGGCTGTGGTACTCAAATCTTCCTGTTTCTCACTCTGGGAGGGGGCGAGTGCTTCCTCTTAGCcgccatggcctatgaccgctatgtggccatatGTCACCCCTTGAGATACCCGATCCTcatgaatcagaaactctgtttgcaaatgacagCAGGCTCCTGGCTTTTGGGAGGGGTGGATGGGCTGATGCAGGCTGGTGCCACTCTGAGCTTTCCTTACTGCCACTCTCGGGAAGTCAATCACTTCTTTTGTGAGGCACCATCGCTTGTTCACCTTGCCTGTGCTGACACCATGATTTATGAGTTTTTCATGTACGTCTGTTGCGTCCTGATGCTCTTGATTCCACTCTCTCTCATTCTGACTTCCTACAGTCTCATCTTGGCTGCTGTGCTCCATATGCAGTCCACCGCAGCCAGGAAGAAAGCCTTTGCGACCTGTTCCTCCCATCTGGCCGTCGTGGGGCTCTTCTATGGCACTCTCATGTTTATCTACATGCGGCCCAAATCCTACCATTCAGGGGCACATGACAAGGTGGTTTCTGCTTTCTACACCATCTTCACCCCTGTGTTGAACCCCCTTATATATAGTGTGAGGAATAAAGATGTCAAGGGGGCTTTGAGAAAGTGGCTAGTAAAGCACTTTCGATGGTCTCAATAG